In the genome of Myxococcaceae bacterium JPH2, one region contains:
- the pdhA gene encoding pyruvate dehydrogenase (acetyl-transferring) E1 component subunit alpha: MASAYSKEQLLTMYRKMYLLRRFEERAGQQYGLGKIAGFCHLYIGQEAVAVGANEAIRPDDYMLSAYRDHGQPLARGSDAGMVMAELFGRGTGYSKGKGGSMHIFDIEHNFYGGYGIVGGQIPLAAGMAFASRYRNEDRVTVCFFGDAAANQGAFHETLNMAAKWKLPVIYICENNRYGMGTAIARTSAVPEIHKRASAYGIRGEAVDGMDVLKMYEAVKDAAAYCRAGNGPVLLEANTYRFRGHSMADPANYRTKQEVEDERKNDPLPKLRAYIVAQKLAKDADFEAIEEAEKAVVDAAVKFADESPEPSLDELWRDTIVEPGEQDVRPRERVLGVKVTQWPSYPSGQELKVTWDLEPREQAEQADRKAGLIR, from the coding sequence GTGGCCAGCGCGTACTCGAAAGAGCAGCTGTTGACGATGTACCGGAAGATGTACCTTCTCCGCCGCTTCGAGGAGCGCGCGGGCCAGCAGTACGGCCTGGGGAAGATTGCCGGCTTCTGTCACCTCTACATCGGTCAGGAGGCGGTGGCGGTGGGCGCCAACGAAGCCATCCGACCGGATGACTACATGCTGTCCGCCTACCGTGACCACGGCCAGCCGCTGGCGCGTGGCAGCGACGCGGGCATGGTGATGGCGGAGCTGTTCGGCCGCGGCACCGGCTACAGCAAGGGCAAGGGCGGCTCGATGCACATCTTCGACATCGAGCACAATTTCTACGGTGGCTACGGCATCGTGGGCGGGCAGATTCCGCTGGCGGCCGGCATGGCCTTCGCCAGCCGCTACCGCAACGAGGACCGCGTCACGGTGTGCTTCTTCGGGGACGCGGCGGCCAACCAGGGCGCCTTCCACGAGACGCTCAACATGGCGGCCAAGTGGAAGCTGCCGGTCATCTACATCTGCGAGAACAACCGCTACGGCATGGGCACGGCCATCGCGCGCACGTCCGCGGTGCCGGAGATCCACAAGCGCGCGAGCGCCTACGGCATCCGCGGCGAGGCCGTGGACGGCATGGACGTGCTGAAGATGTACGAAGCGGTGAAGGACGCCGCCGCGTACTGCCGCGCGGGCAACGGCCCCGTGCTGCTCGAGGCGAACACGTACCGCTTCCGCGGTCACTCCATGGCGGATCCGGCCAACTACCGGACCAAGCAGGAGGTGGAGGACGAGCGGAAGAATGATCCGCTGCCCAAGCTGCGCGCGTACATCGTCGCGCAGAAGCTGGCGAAGGATGCGGACTTCGAGGCCATCGAGGAGGCGGAGAAGGCGGTGGTGGACGCGGCCGTGAAGTTCGCGGACGAGTCGCCCGAGCCGAGCCTGGACGAGCTGTGGCGCGACACCATCGTGGAGCCGGGGGAGCAGGACGTCCGCCCGCGTGAGCGCGTGCTGGGCGTCAAGGTCACCCAGTGGCCCTCGTACCCGAGCGGCCAGGAGCTCAAGGTGACGTGGGACCTCGAGCCGCGCGAGCAGGCCGAGCAGGCGGACCGGAAGGCCGGGCTGATTCGCTAG
- a CDS encoding NUDIX hydrolase, whose amino-acid sequence MRPSSSNVTDIEIIEDFSSTARCDEGFLRVRRLRCRNRRADGSSSPVYRVDVVDRPRLDAVSVLVYRRSDAGGLEVLTRMNLRPAAYFRREQTASMTVPDAVSYLRVEEIVAGLLEPEDKGEEGLRRRASEEVREEAGYAVRPEDIRLLGGAFFLAPGILSEKVFPAAVDVTGVPAGEPEGDGSPLEEGTHLRWRPLQEVLEACRRGDIADAKTEVSLTRLLAILS is encoded by the coding sequence ATGCGGCCCAGTAGTTCCAATGTGACTGATATCGAGATCATCGAGGATTTCTCATCCACGGCGCGCTGCGACGAGGGTTTCCTGCGCGTCCGGCGGCTGCGGTGCCGGAACCGGCGCGCGGATGGCTCCTCCTCCCCGGTGTATCGGGTGGACGTGGTGGACCGCCCGCGGCTGGACGCCGTGTCGGTGCTCGTCTACCGGAGGAGTGACGCGGGGGGACTGGAGGTCCTCACCCGGATGAACCTGCGCCCGGCCGCGTATTTCCGCCGGGAGCAGACCGCGTCCATGACAGTCCCCGACGCAGTGAGCTATCTGCGCGTGGAGGAAATCGTCGCGGGACTGCTCGAACCCGAGGACAAGGGGGAGGAGGGGCTGCGACGCCGTGCGTCGGAGGAAGTCCGCGAAGAGGCAGGGTACGCGGTGCGCCCCGAGGACATCCGGCTGCTGGGGGGCGCGTTCTTCCTCGCGCCGGGCATCCTCTCCGAGAAGGTCTTCCCGGCGGCGGTGGACGTCACGGGCGTGCCGGCGGGAGAGCCGGAAGGAGATGGGTCACCTCTAGAGGAGGGGACGCATCTGCGGTGGCGGCCGCTCCAAGAGGTGTTGGAGGCCTGCCGGCGCGGTGACATCGCGGACGCCAAGACCGAGGTGTCCCTCACGCGGCTGCTCGCCATCCTGTCGTGA
- a CDS encoding pyruvate dehydrogenase complex E1 component subunit beta: MPELMYREALNQALAEEMERDANVFLIGEEVGRYNGAFKVSQGLLDRFGSARIIDAPISELGFAGMSAGAAMVGLRPVVEMMTWNFAILAMDQIVNNAAKLRHMSGGQLRCPIVFRGPGGAGGRLSSQHSQALEANYAHFPGLKVIAPATPADAKGLLKSAIRDENPVIMFEGERLYAVKGEVPEGEHIVPIGKADVKREGTDVTLITWSRMYYFCMEAAEALAKEGISVEVLDLRTLRPLDEEAILASVRKTNRAVICEEGWALAGIGASVVDLIQSKAFDDLDAPVARVTGLDVNMSYAANLENATQPDAPKIIAAVKKVLYREGA; the protein is encoded by the coding sequence ATGCCCGAGTTGATGTATCGCGAGGCCCTGAACCAGGCCCTCGCCGAGGAGATGGAGCGCGACGCCAATGTCTTCCTGATCGGGGAAGAGGTGGGTCGCTACAACGGCGCCTTCAAGGTGTCGCAGGGATTGCTGGACCGGTTCGGGAGCGCGCGCATCATCGACGCGCCCATCTCCGAGCTGGGCTTCGCCGGCATGAGCGCGGGCGCCGCCATGGTGGGCCTGCGGCCGGTGGTGGAGATGATGACCTGGAACTTCGCCATCCTGGCGATGGACCAGATCGTCAACAACGCCGCGAAGCTGCGGCACATGAGCGGTGGCCAGCTGCGCTGCCCCATCGTGTTCCGCGGTCCGGGTGGCGCGGGCGGCCGGCTCTCCAGCCAGCACAGCCAGGCGCTGGAGGCCAACTACGCCCACTTCCCGGGCCTCAAGGTGATTGCGCCGGCCACCCCGGCGGACGCCAAGGGCCTGCTCAAGTCGGCCATCCGGGACGAGAACCCGGTCATCATGTTCGAGGGCGAGCGCCTGTACGCCGTCAAGGGCGAGGTGCCCGAGGGCGAGCACATCGTCCCCATCGGCAAGGCGGACGTGAAGCGTGAGGGCACCGACGTCACGCTCATCACGTGGAGCCGCATGTATTACTTCTGCATGGAGGCGGCCGAGGCGCTGGCGAAGGAGGGCATCAGCGTGGAGGTGCTCGACCTGCGCACGCTGCGCCCGCTGGACGAGGAGGCCATCCTCGCGAGCGTGCGCAAGACGAACCGCGCCGTCATCTGCGAGGAGGGCTGGGCCCTCGCCGGCATCGGAGCGTCCGTGGTGGACCTCATCCAGTCGAAGGCGTTCGACGACCTGGATGCGCCCGTCGCGCGCGTGACGGGGCTCGACGTGAACATGTCCTATGCGGCGAACCTGGAGAACGCGACCCAGCCGGACGCGCCCAAGATCATCGCGGCCGTGAAGAAGGTCCTGTACCGCGAGGGAGCCTGA
- a CDS encoding MFS transporter, whose translation MSSLPPWLAQLLPIVILLGAIALVLTRLPRVDLGHSPAFLRRRFLNWFPLGMTYAFLYMGRYNVNVATSAMEKQTSNADFATIFFWGTLVYGVAFLINGPLTDKLGGRFTILLSAGGSAVANILMGAVVYAVVDRGWAPPGGVVAWLSALYAVNMYFQSFGAVSIVKVNASWFHVRERGQLGGVFGILISLGLYFAFDWCKFIANAAPVYWVFYVPAALLVAFVVLDSFIIRDTPSQAGFTDFDTADASSGDTGPSLGVIALFKRMLSNRIILVILGVEFCSGFLRNAVMQWYPKYAKAVGVGGEFVASNWGMLSCVAGILGGMFAGVISDRVFDSRRGPVSAVLYGGLLAGAVATVFLLGTTGTGWAVVFMSLCVIGVHGMLSGTATMDFGGKKNAGVVVGIIDGAVYAGTAIHALVYGAILPTGADMKVAANWMPWPVAMLPLAVVGLVLATRVWNAKPQPRSVPQLSPAPAAGAPGRTGTEG comes from the coding sequence ATGTCGTCGTTGCCCCCGTGGCTGGCCCAGCTCCTGCCGATCGTCATCCTGCTTGGGGCCATTGCCCTGGTGCTCACGCGGCTGCCCCGCGTGGATTTGGGGCACTCGCCAGCGTTCCTGCGCCGGCGCTTCCTCAACTGGTTTCCGCTGGGGATGACGTACGCGTTCCTCTACATGGGGCGCTACAACGTCAACGTGGCGACGAGCGCCATGGAGAAGCAGACGTCCAACGCGGACTTCGCCACCATCTTCTTCTGGGGGACGCTGGTCTACGGCGTGGCCTTCCTCATCAATGGCCCGCTGACGGACAAGCTGGGCGGGCGCTTCACCATCCTGCTGTCCGCGGGCGGCTCGGCGGTGGCCAACATCCTCATGGGCGCGGTGGTGTACGCGGTGGTCGATCGCGGCTGGGCGCCGCCGGGCGGCGTGGTGGCGTGGCTGTCCGCGCTCTACGCGGTCAACATGTACTTCCAGAGCTTTGGCGCCGTCTCCATCGTCAAGGTGAACGCCTCGTGGTTCCACGTGCGCGAGCGCGGGCAGCTGGGCGGCGTGTTCGGCATCCTCATCTCCCTGGGCCTGTACTTCGCGTTCGACTGGTGCAAGTTCATCGCGAACGCGGCGCCGGTGTACTGGGTGTTCTACGTGCCGGCCGCGCTGCTCGTGGCGTTCGTCGTGCTCGACAGCTTCATCATCCGCGACACGCCCAGCCAGGCGGGGTTCACGGACTTCGACACGGCGGATGCCTCCAGCGGTGACACCGGCCCCTCGCTGGGCGTGATCGCCCTCTTCAAGCGGATGCTCAGCAACCGCATCATCCTCGTCATCCTCGGCGTGGAGTTCTGCAGCGGCTTCCTGCGCAACGCGGTGATGCAGTGGTACCCCAAGTACGCCAAGGCGGTGGGCGTGGGCGGCGAGTTCGTCGCGTCCAACTGGGGCATGCTCTCGTGCGTGGCTGGCATCCTCGGCGGCATGTTCGCGGGGGTCATCAGCGACCGGGTGTTCGACTCTCGCCGAGGGCCCGTGTCCGCGGTGCTCTATGGCGGGCTGCTCGCGGGCGCGGTGGCGACGGTGTTCCTGCTCGGCACCACGGGCACGGGATGGGCGGTGGTGTTCATGTCCCTGTGCGTCATCGGCGTGCACGGCATGCTGTCCGGCACGGCCACCATGGACTTCGGCGGCAAGAAGAACGCGGGCGTGGTGGTGGGCATCATCGACGGCGCGGTGTACGCCGGCACGGCCATCCACGCGCTTGTCTACGGGGCCATCCTCCCCACGGGCGCGGACATGAAGGTCGCGGCCAATTGGATGCCCTGGCCCGTGGCCATGCTGCCCCTGGCGGTGGTGGGGCTGGTGCTGGCCACGCGCGTGTGGAACGCGAAGCCTCAGCCTCGGTCGGTGCCCCAACTATCTCCCGCGCCGGCCGCGGGGGCTCCGGGCCGAACTGGCACCGAGGGCTGA